From Hippoglossus stenolepis isolate QCI-W04-F060 chromosome 4, HSTE1.2, whole genome shotgun sequence, a single genomic window includes:
- the psmd2 gene encoding 26S proteasome non-ATPase regulatory subunit 2 codes for MEEAKQKESKHPEKTDEKTKDKEKGQQPKEKGKEKKEEQELSEEDKQLQEDLEMMVERLSEEDTALHRPALEELRRLIRSSTTSMTSVPKPLKFLRPQYGKLKEIYERMASGENKHFCADVVSVLAMTMSGERECLKYRLLGSQEELASWGHEYVRHLSGEVAKEWQEVEENDKTQQETLLKLVKEIVPYNMAHNAEHEACDLLMEIERLDMLEDYIDENAYGKVCLYLTSCVSYVPEPENSALLRCSLNIFRKFNRYSEALRLALMLNDVELVENIFTSCKDIVIQKQMAFMLGRHGMFLELNEDVEDYEDLTEIMSNVQLNSNFLALARELDIMEPKVPDDIYKTHLENNRFGGSGSQVDSARMNLASSFVNGFVNAAFGQDKLLTDDGNKWLYKNKDHGMLSAAASLGMILLWDVDGGLTQIDKYLYSSEDYIKSGALLACGIVNSGVRNECDPALALLSDYVLHNSNVMRIGAIFGLGLAYAGSNREDVLSLLLPVMGDSKSSMEVVGVTAVACGMIAVGSCNGDVTSTIVQTIMEKNEQELKDTYARWLPLGLGLNHLGKGEAIETTLAALQVVPEPFRSFANTLVDICAYAGSGNVLKVQQLLHICSEHYEAKEKEKEEDKDKKDKKDKDKKDSAADMGSHQGVAVLGIALIAMGEEIGSEMALRTFGHLLRYGEPTLRRAVPLALALISVSNPRLNILDTLSKFSHDADPEVSHNSIFAMGMVGSGTNNARLAAMLRQLAQYHAKDPNNLFMVRLAQGLTHLGKGTLTLCPYHSDRQLMSQVAVAGLLTVLVSFLDVKNIILGKSHYILYGLVAAMQPRMLVTFDEELRPLPVSVRVGQAVDVVGQAGKPKAITGFQTHTTPVLLAHGERAELATEEYLPVTPILEGFVILRKNPNYET; via the exons ATGGAGGAggcaaaacagaaagagagcaAGCATCCCGAAAAGACGGATGAGAAGACGAAGGACAAGGAGAAGGGCCAGCAGCCCAAAGAGAaggggaaggagaagaaagaggagcaggagctg TCAGAAGAAGACAAGCAGCTACAAGAGGACCTAGAGATGATGGTGGAGCGACTGAGT GAAGAGGACACAGCGCTGCATCGTCCTGCGTTGGAAGAGCTGCGCAGACTAATCCGATCCTCAACCACCTCTATGACCTCGGTACCCAAACCCCTGAAATTCCTGCGCCCACAATATGGCAAGCTCAAAGAGATCTACGAGCGCATGGCTTCTGGAGAAAACAAG cATTTCTGTGCTGATGTGGTCTCAGTGCTGGCCATGACAATGAGCGGTGAGAGGGAGTGCCTGAAGTACCGTCTGTTGGGCTCACAGGAAGAGCTGGCCTCCTGGGGACATGAATATGTAAG GCACCTGTCAGGTGAGGTGGCTAAGGAGtggcaggaggtggaggagaatgacaaaacacagcaggagacgcTGTTGAAACTAGTGAAGGAGATTGTGCCCTACAACATGGCCCACAATGCAGAGCACGAGGCGTGCGACTTGTTGATGGAGATCGAGAGGCTGGACATGCTGGAAGACTACATAGATGAAAATGCTTATGGCAAAGTCTGCCTTTACCTCACCAG TTGTGTGAGTTATGTTCCTGAGCCTGAAAATTCGGCTCTGCTGAGATGTTCCCTGAACATCTTCCGAAAGTTTAACCGTTATTCAGAGGCCTTGCGACTCGCCCTGATGCTCAATGATGTGGAGCTGGTAGAAAACATCTTCACATCCTGCAAAGACAT TGTCATCCAGAAGCAGATGGCCTTCATGCTGGGTCGCCACGGCATGTTCCTGGAGCTTAACGAGGACGTAGAGGACTACGAAGACCTGACAGAGATTATGTCTAATGTGCAGCTCAACAGCAACTTCTTGGCCCTGGCCAGAGAG TTGGACATCATGGAACCTAAAGTCCCAGATGACATCTACAAAACACACCTGGAAAACAACA GATTTGGAGGGAGCGGCTCCCAGGTGGACTCTGCTCGTATGAATCTGGCCTCCTCCTTTGTGAACGGCTTTGTCAATGCAGCTTTTGGACAGGACAAGCTGCTCACAGACGATGGCAACAAGTGGCTGTACAAGAACAAGGATCATG GCATGTTGAGCGCTGCAGCTTCCTTGGGTATGATCCTGCTGTGGGATGTGGATGGTGGTCTGACCCAGATAGACAAATACCTCTATTCCTCTGAGGACTACATCAAG tCTGGCGCCCTCCTGGCCTGTGGCATTGTAAACTCGGGTGTGAGGAATGAATGTGACCCAGCCCTCGCCCTGCTGTCTGACTATGTTCTCCACAACAGCAATGTCATGAGGATAGGAGCCATCTTTGG ACTGGGCCTGGCCTACGCTGGCTCTAACAGAGAAGATGTCCTTTCTCTGCTTCTCCCCGTAATGGGAGACTCCAAATCCAGCATGGAG GTGGTTGGAGTGACAGCAGTTGCATGCGGTATGATCGCAGTAGGGTCATGTAACGGCGACGTGACTTCCACCATCGTCCAGACCATCATGGAGAAGAACGAACAGGAGCTGAAGGACACATATGCCCGCTGGCTGCCTCTAGGCCTAGGACTCAACCACCTGG GTAAAGGAGAGGCAATTGAGACAACCCTGGCAGCTCTTCAGGTTGTGCCTGAACCCTTCCGCAGCTTTGCCAACACACTAGTGGATATCTGCGCATATGCAG GTTCTGGCAATGTGCTGAAggtgcagcagcttctccataTCTGCAGTGAGCACTACGAAGccaaggagaaagaaaaagaggaggacaAGGATAAGAAGGataagaaagacaaagacaagaagGACAGTGCTGCGGATATGGGCTCCCACCAG GGTGTAGCTGTTCTTGGTATTGCCCTGATTGCCATGGGGGAGGAGATTGGCTCTGAAATGGCACTGCGAACATTTGGACATCTG CTTCGTTATGGTGAGCCCACTCTGAGGCGAGCAGTGCCCCTCGCTCTGGCTCTCATTTCTGTGTCCAACCCTCGTCTCAACATCTTGGACACCCTCAGCAAGTTTTCCCATGATGCAGACCCCGAAGTCTCACACAACTCCATCTTTGCCATGGGCATGGTGGGCAGTG GCACAAATAACGCACGTTTGGCCGCCATGCTTCGGCAGCTGGCACAGTATCACGCCAAAGACCCCAACAATCTCTTCATGGTCCGACTGGCCCAG GGTCTGACTCACTTGGGCAAAGGCACACTGACACTCTGTCCCTACCATAGCGACAGGCAGCTGATGAGCCAGGTCGCTGTCGCAGGACTACTCACCGTGCTCGTTTCCTTCCTTGATGTCAAGAACA TAATCCTGGGGAAATCTCACTACATTCTGTACGGCCTGGTCGCAGCCATGCAGCCACGTATGCTGGTCACATTCGATGAGGAGCTCCGGCCACTGCCTGTGTCAGTCAGAGTTGGACAG GCTGTGGATGTCGTGGGCCAGGCAGGGAAGCCAAAGGCCATCACAGGTTTCCAGACTCACACCACACCAGTGTTACTGGCTCATGGAGAGAGGGCTGAGCTGGCCACAGAGGAGTACCTCCCTGTCACCCCCATCCTGGAGGGCTTTGTTATCCTCCGCAAGAACCCCAACTACGAAACCTAG